The segment atttttcaaaaaaaaaagttagagAAATTACTACTGGTGGTCTGGTGCTGTCGTCAGTGCGACTCATATCCCCACACACGGTGTCTGAGTCGCCGCCTTGCAGGCATGGAGTTGATCCAATTTCCAGTGTTTCTcattcaaacaaaaaaaagaaaagaaaataggcCCAATAGGCCCCGGCGCCTTGGGGCCCACCGTTCATACCCAATGCGGCTTACTACATGCATGCACGTTTTCCGTCGTCACGCCAATGCAATGAGCTTGCTTGAGTTGAGTGATCAAGCCAAGACCTACACGCATCAAACACCCACTACGATTTAGCTGGAGATCGATGCAGGTATGTGTGACCCTACAAACCCGGATATATGCATATGCTAGCTAGGCTTCTCAGCTAGCCCAACCCTTTTTAGATTATGCATGGCAGAGAATAACAAATACccctttttttagataatgaatAACAAATACCCTTAGCTAGGTTAATTACGCCAGCTTTGTTATATTATCGTGTTACTAAAAATCAGTATCTTTTATTACTGTATCGTTGACAGGAATTATATCTCCATTCCTAAATAAACCAATTCCTAGAGTTATCTTAAGTCAACCTTTGTTTTTATGTTTGATTGAATTTATAGTACAAAGTACAAATATTTACGACACCAAAACAACATATTACAAAAGTATAGTTTATGGTggatctaatgatattaatttggtGTCAAAAACTTGGTTTTTTTTCCTATAAATTCTGTGAGATTTTAAAAGTTTAACTTAAGATAACTCTAAGAATTCATTTATTCAAGTACAGAGAAAAGGCGCCATCAATTTATTATTATTTACCAAAATATTAAATTTCAGCACCGAGAAGTAAACTGCAATTAAATACTACTCCCTCTGTTTTTAAAGTGTCAcatttggtttgtcctaaatcaTACATTGAAATCTTTAACCaaccatttttttaaaaaatccttATAGTTTGACAATATATGAATTAtattatgatagtatttcttgtaataaatatataaatataaatcttgTGACATGaaactatatattttttttaaaaaaaatcaatggtCAAATATACACAATTTAACTTAGGACAAACCAAATGTGACACTTAAAAAAACGGAAGGAGTATTCTAGAAGGATTGCTTGGTGTGTATATATTGTTGTGGTACCTTACCAAGGACTGTAAAAAGATCCTACTAAAATACCATTACTCATTCCGTCCATAAATATAATCTAACTTTGTCTGCACAAATCTGTCTATTTGGCTACTAGTTTCTTCTAGCTAGAATATAATCTTGCAAATAAATACAAGAGATTTTGTAACTAGCTAGTCATGTAGAGTTTAATTTGCCTCATTTTCCCCCCAAAATAAGGTAATGTATATGTGGTTATGCTATACTATATCAATACAATTCAGATGAAGGCACTGCACGTACCATGCTCGAGTCAAAAAACAATCCTTACATATTTTGGAGAGCAAAGGGAAGTGTAACGTAGGCAGATCTAGTAAAATATGTTAGGGTAGGCTCTTTCAAAGTCTCTACTACGGCGGCTGAAAAATTTATAGGAGTGACTTATGAGGGGCTCCATGATCCAAGTAGTGGTACTCGGACCTAGTGCAAGATCCGTCCATGGGGACACTCATCTATGCATCAAAACCTGAGACAAGGATATGCATAACAACAAGGTTGACATTAGTATGCATAACAAATCCATAGTAATTTGACAATGTTGAATCTAATGCTAGATATTTTATTACCTGGTGTACGTATTCTTGTCATTTTGGACAAAGATGAGGTCAAATTCAAGAATTAGCACTGTCGTCGATAGCTCTTAAAATAGTCTGTAGAAGTACTTTGATCAATTTATATAGTTTTATTCTTTTTGGCCATATTACAACAGAAAATCAAAATCGAACTACATGTTGGAAATCGTTTTGGTCCAATGAAACATGAATTGTGAAACCACAGGATATAGCACACAGAACAAAACTAGATAGCATGAATGCCAGTGCTGGTATATGTACCCAAAAAGGCCCACCGAACTTTATTGAAAATTTAGGCAAGACGGAGCAGATAGATAAATATCTACTAGATACTATATTTATTTGGACTATCAATGGATTTGAGCTCCAAATCTTTCATGTGTAACCGGTGGACTGAAAAGTACGTGGGTGGAAAATATGAAATGACAAAATACTTTGCGATTTTCACAATAAAACGTTGATCTGATTTCTGTACCTGGAGTATTTAATTAATTCCTGGTTCTGGGATTGTATTAGCACATTGTTTTTCTTCTTAGACTAATCTGTACAAACTAAATAATAAAATCTGAGAGATATAGATTTTGCCATGGATGAAATCGTTAAGAAGATGTGCCCACATGCAGATAAACATATCATTGTTCATAAATAATATATCTTCCTTCAACGTAGTATATGTGCTAGTAAATGAAtaaaagatataaacaaaatccAATGTAAGGAACTTCATAGTCATAACAAGCAAGCATTGATGCATATGGATGTATGCACACGCAGACAGGACGCACACTGATACGATGATGATGAAATTACCAGCATGCAGCTAGCGCAGCAGTGGCCAGTCAAACTGTGGGACGATAGAACCGCTAGCTATCATCATCCATGCAGATGCAATGCAATATATCCTTGGCGGAACGTAGCAAGTCATATCCACTGTTGTGCTGTGTTGGTACCAGGCTACCAGCTAGCAAGGATCGGATCGGATTGGAGAAGAAATCAAACCCAACCAAAAACGAGCAGGCAAACCATGAGCAGAATGGGATGACGGTCCATTCAACCAGATTTATCAATatcaatgaaagaagaagaatccCTCCCGTGCACGGatcgacggacggacggacggccgGCCGGGTTCGTTCGTTTCCCATGCATCTTAATTTGTTTCCCGACGATGCATGCAACAAGTGCAGCTGCGGCATTCGATCGATCATATCGCTCGGCACCCACCCACCTCCCTCCGTCTCCATCCATCTAATTCTCACTGCCGCCATTAATAACTTTGTTTTTCGACTTcctatatatagatatagacgACTGACTACTACTACACCTTCAATTCATCATCATCTTGTAGAGTCACCTACACTTCTTCTCCCTGGCTCCTCCGGCCGAGAGTCAATCTCCATTGCATGCCAACGGGCGGGCGGGCTCTCCACCCACCCTTCTTGCCGGCCGCGGCCCGCGCCCGTGCATTGCTAGAGCTGCTTCCTTTTCCTGCTCGTGTCCTCCGGCCTCCTCGATCGGTCGTCGTCTACGTGGCGGCGGCGCTCGCGGCATCTATCTAGCTAAGGAGGAGGAAAGCAGTTGACTACACACATGGCGGCGAACGGGGAAGATCGGCAGGCGGCGATGATGGCAGCggcgccggaggaggaggagatcgTAGTGGAGATGCCCGTCAAGCCAGCGCCGGGGGCGTCGGCGTGGGAGACGGCGGCGCTGCCGCTGAGCATGGTGGTGGTGCAGGCGTTCACGGTGGTGATGCTGCTCCTGTCCAAGCTGGCGCTCAACACCGGCATGCGCCCATGCGTCCTCATCGTCTACCGCAACCTcgtcgccaccgccgccgtcgcaCCACTCACCTTAATCTTCGAGAGGTACGGTTACGTTGTGCGAATAAACTTCCAGCTTTTTTTTTAGTTGCGATCAATCGAGAATACATACCTGCAAACAATTTATTTTGTCATGCAAGTTAAAAATTCCTGTCATGCATTGTGTGCTATTGTTAGTTTTTCCTTGTCGATTTCTTTCTTCTCGTTACTTGAAAAATAACTCGTATAGCATATGCACAATTATATAGCAATATATATAAGTCTATAACATTAACTCTGCTAATTCTTCACaagatatatatacatatagaaTTAATCTAGACACATTTCTTCTCATTAATTATTCTCACATACATGCATAGTAGGTGGTTACACGAACACCTCCTGTGAATATGTGATGTGAAAAAGCACTAATACACAAACTAAATGCACATACAAAATTGTTTATTTCCTGCTGGTCTCTAGATACATACGTACGTATACGTCGCTATGTCAACACGAGTAGTACATGATGATGCGCGCTtcaataatatatatttttcacaaaagatttttttttgtttgctttGACCTGAACTGAATCCATAAAAGATATGTACATAGATTTTTCAGTTGCACTCGCATGCATGCACGCCCTGGTCGGCGCCGCATGGCAACGGTACAACACAtttcattttattattttttatattttgaaACAGCATGTCAACAGTACTAGTCATCCTAaagattttatttttatctaattATCTTGAAATGGCATGACAAGTTGACAACAATCACCGTACATGTTTTATTTTTCGAAAGGAGTAGTTGACAATAGCGTGCACATGCAGTACACTTTGCCCTGTACCGCTCTGTACGTACGTATCTAGTAAGTACATATTATAGATATGTATAAGTATATATTCATATTAAATACTACTGTAGAAGATTTTGTTCGTGCATGCACATTTTTGATGATGTGTGTGCATATATACCGAATACGACTACATGGAAATATATTTTAACGCCAAGGAACGACATTTTTCAGTTGAGCTATCACCCGTCCGGATGCCACGTGACAACAGTATACTACCTCCCTTCCCTTTAGGCCctccccacccaaaattttttcatccatccatcgaatctttagacacatgtatggaacattaaaagtagataaaaaaataaactaattacacagtttagttaagaatcgcgagacgaatcttttaagcctagttactccatgattagccttaagtgctacagtaacccacatatactaatgacagattaattatgcttaataaatttgtcttgcagtttcctgacgagctatgtaatttgttttttttattagtttctaaaaacccctcccgacatccttccgacacatccgatgtgacacctcaaaaattttcgttcccaatctaaacaggcccttaataAGGCGCACATGCATAAAGTCAAACTCTAAAAACTTTAATTAATAGTTTGTCTAACAATTTTTAATTTTTAACTATCATAATTTAAAATTGATATGTAGATTCATAAGCAATTGTATTATCCAATAATCATAAATTTATAAACAtaattaataataatataaagtaAATAAATAGTCAAAAAATACTCCCTTTGTCCCACAAAGAATGTAAATCTTACTTTCCGAGAAGTCAAATGatctttaagtttgaccaaatttatataagatGTTACAGTTAGATCTCTAATtaagtttattatgaaaatatattttatgcctAATCAAATGATACTTATTACACATTATAAATATCAATACCTTTTAAATtatatttggtcaaaattaaaaatCTTTGACTCTTCGGGATACGAGGATTACATTCTTTTTGAGACTTTTTGGGACCGAGGTAAGTAATTTAGAAGATCGTACCATTCCAAACCATGCCTTATAAAACGGAATAACTAGTGTttgtataaataaaataaataagcctATTTCAACACAGCAATATGTACGTACTCACAGTTACAGATACCAATTAATTAAATCAACATATATATCAAATATGATACTTTAATAATAGAATAGTTTGGGTCCTTGAATGAAAAAGATAGATGACTGGATTGATGACTATTTGCATCCGGGATCCAAGGGGCAGCAGCTACTATCTGTTGACTGCCAACTGTATATGTACCCTGTTACCCCCAAAAGACGATACAACCTCAACCTGAATCCATTGCAGTGCACATCTCCATTGACCCCTGCTGCGTTCAGATTCGAAGAAACCGCGAAATTTCAAAGCGATTTGATCTCTGTCTTTGTCGTCCTTTTGGATTAGCTAGTGCCTACGAGCTACAACTAGAGCTAGCTAGTACTTCTCTGATGAACAGGGACAGGATTTAGAGTGGCTTGTCGATGTGCATGGCTTCCACTAATTGCAGTGCTAATGGGTAATGCATGCATGGCCATCTGATTCAGCACTAGTCAGTCAGGAGACAGAAAATCGAAGAGCTGTCTCTGTCAGACTCATGTCGCCGTCGCGTCTCATGCCTCACAGACAGATATAGCGAACCTCACGCCTCACCCTCTTGTGAGCGATGACTGAGATCATGCCTTTTTGCTGCCTCCATGACCAAAAGACCCCCATGAGTCTGTGTCTGTCCCTCACCCtcactccattgattcttactGCACTGTCAGCACCTGCATATCATTAGGACGTCCTCAATGGTTTCTAAATAGCTACTTTATAAAGAATTTCATTGGTTGTTAAAAAGAGAGATCAAATAGTTAGCGACTCCTAAATAGCTAGTCTAGCACGATCTCTCAGAAGCACCTCTCACAACTCATGTAAACTTTCCACTACAATGTTcattttttaatttctttgccCCATCTAACTAGCTATTTGTAAATTATCGTTGCGGACACCCTTATCGTATGATGCCTAGTTCTCTGCGTGCTAATTAATGCAAAAAGATATCAAGAGAAGGCGAATTCAGCTttgctacacacaatgtgtaTGCCAAAGGTTGATGACAGATCCGTACCTACTACTTCCATTTTCAGTGTTTTCCAATGTTATTGCTCATCCGTCTCTGTTATACATACTTGTTCTTCTTCATGGTACGATCACGATGCACTACCAACTTCTTGTTAACACAGCAGTTAGAAACTGTTGACTACATATGTCCTGACTCCTGATATAGCACGATCGATTGATCTTCTCCGATTCCTTTTCATGATTTCTTTCCATGTTGGTTTGTTGCAGGGAAATGTGGAAGAAACTGAACTTGGCTGTGTTGGGTTTGATTTCCTTAAATGCTACATTTGCGTGAGCACTCGCACTCAGCCTGATTTCAGTTGTCATACTCCCCTGTCTTTTCCCAACGAATGCTACAAGACAAGAGAAACTGTTATGGAAACCTTTACTTCATTGatctatatatacatataacTTGATGATCTGCTTGGAAGAAGTAAAATTGTTGTTACGTATGACGCAGAGTGGTGTTGGCGATGGGGCTGTACTACTACGGCCTGCAGGTCACAAGCGCCGCGTACTCCGTCGTCTTCCTGAACCTGATCCCCATCGTGACCTTCGCCATTGCAATCTTGGTCAGGTACGCAAACAAACCAAAACATACATGGATCTTTGGTGGTATATATGCATGTCTCCCATTTTGCGCGTGTGGTGTGATTCGTATGTAAATGCATTCAGAGCCGAGAAGGTGGCGTTGGGGAAGTGGCCTAGCAGGCTGAAGGTCCTAGGCGCCCTGACGTGCGTGGGCGGGACGATGATCGTGAGCCTGCTCAAAGGCCATCTTCTGCACCTGTGGCCTACGCACCTGCTGAAACTCTCCCACGGCAGTGCACCGGCGAGCGGCGGCCATCACCATGACATGCTCACCGGCACACTGTTCCTGTCCGGCAGCTGCCTGAGCTACGCCGTGTGGTTCATCGTGCAGGTATATATATCTAGTATTTGCTTTGAAGAGCTGATCGAAATCCACATCTCCCTGATCGCTCCATCGTGCATCCAATGACGATAGGCAAGGGTCGGGAAGGTGTTTCCATCAATGTACTGGGGGACGATGCTGACGTGTCTGTTAGGAAGCATACAGGCCTTCGTCGTCAGCCTGTTCCTCAGCCATGACAGGGCAGACTGGAGGCTCAAGTGGGACCTGCAGCTTCTGACAGTGGTCTACTCGGTAATTATATATACTGATTGACAAACCAGAGTGATCAACTAGTATGATCAATAGCCTGAATCCTGATGGATTACACATTTATCTTCTGCTGATGACGAATCATCATGCACCAGGGCGTGCTGAACACAGGCATCAACTTCGTCCTCATCTCATGGGCGGTGAGCCGTCGTGGGCCCATCTACCCTTCCATGTTCAATTCACTGTCACTGATCATCACCGTGGTGATGGACTCGCTGCTGCTCGGCACCAAGATCTACGTTGGAGGGTGAGTGAGCCTGCACCTTTTCATTTCAGGCCTGATGCTACTGTACTGTAACTGTAGCAAATCCGACAACTGAGCTAGTCTAGTGGCCGGTGATCAGTAAAATTCAGATGGCAATATggcatatgtatgtatataaCTACTAATAAGTGGTGTTTATATATGTGCAAGCGCAGGGTGGTGGGGGCGCTGCTGATCATCGTGGGGCTGTACGCATTCCTGTGGGGGAAAGGCAAggagctgcaggctgcagcggcggaaaagaaaaagaagctggagcaagAGCAGGAAGAGGAGGAGCAGAGGCGGGGCGAAAGCGAGATGACCTAGCTAGTCTCTAATAAGTTGCTAGCAACAACCTGATTATGATTATGGGGGTGCTAGTAGCAATTGTAGTCTAACTATATACTGTGAGGCAATATATGTAAACCTAGTGATGGTAAGGTAAGACGACTGATGATATATCATCCATGCTAAATTGAACACctgaaagagaaaagagaacatattttcagaattcatgccaaccccccccccccccccccgcgtcgTCGCTCAGGCGACTCGGGGGCGAACACCACCGGCGGCCGGAAAACTACCTCGACGGAGCAAGCCCTCTGCCGCCGTCGCTGCTCACCggagagcggcggcggcggcccgcgGCGGCGCCCAACAAAGCTGCTGTCCGCAACCCCATGCTCCCTCCACTCGCTTCCCCTTTCCTCCTTCCGAGCCTCCTCTCTCCATGGTGGTCGGCGGCCGGCGTGGCCGGATTGGGTCAGATCCGCGCCCTCCATGGCCGGATCCGGGTCCTGCCTACCTGGATCCGCGCTCAGGGAGCCAGTGCGGTGAAGGCCTCTCCTACGTGCTGGCCTGCCGCGGCAGCAGCTGGGCAGCCGCCTTGTGGCTGTCCCAGGGCGCGGCGCGCGGTGGCGTGTCCTGCTGAAGTGCTGGCCTGCCGCGGCAGCACCTGGGCAGTCGCCTTGTGGCTGTCCCAGGGCGCGGCGCGCGGTGGCGTGTCCTGCTGGCGCTGCTGCCCCGGGCGTCGTCCTCTCGCGCTGGATCGTCGGACGGCGTGTGACGACGCGGCTTCTTCGCCCTGTGCGTCTCAGCCTTCCCCGTCAGCTccgtttcccctccaacgacaCCTCCGGCACAGGGGCGGGTGCGGCTGATCCACTGCGCCACCACCGGCGTGAGTTCTACATCTACAACAACGGCGCTCTTCCTCCCCTTCGTCTCCGGTGGGCCGGGGGCCGCGGCTGGCCTGTCGTGCGGTCCTGGCCAGCAGCCGTGGCAGGCTAGGACCGGACGTATGGCTGGTCATGGTGCGCGCCTCCCACTAGTGCGGGCGAGTCCGGCAACGGCTCCGCGTAGTGTGACGGCGACCGGCGACCCTCTCTGTCTCGGCATGGTATCTTGCCGGTGCGCGCCTCCCACTATCGCGGGCAAGTCCGGTAACGGCTCCGTGAGGTGTGGCGGCGGCTGGCAAGCTCCCTAGCCCCCGTCTCGTCGTAACTTGCCAGTGCGCGCCTCCCACTTCCGTGGGCGAGTCCGGTAACGGCTCCGCGAGGTGTGGCGGCGGCTGGCAAGCACTCCGGCCCCCGTCCGGCtaggtttggatgttgtcgtgcCTACTGCTGTCGCGGGCGAGTCCGGCTTCGGCTCCGCGCGGTTTGGCGGCAACCGGTCTTTCCACTACCTCCCTGTCCATGCGCCTTTGCTTGTCTGTGTAGGTGTCAACGCCGTTTTGGGCGTGTCAACGGGGAGTACTTGCAATGGTTCTAGGCGAAAGCTTAGCTCAGATGTTTTTGGGCCAGTGACGAGATCTCCTTCCTAAAGGCGTCACTGAAGAACCTCAGTTTTGGTTGCAGTCTCCTCGTTTCGACCCGCTCAACACCTCTGGCACATGACTTGGGCGAAAGCCGTGCCAATGCCCATGTGGAGCTCCTCTTCATGCTTGGCTGACGATGACTACGTTGCGACGTCGTTCACCTCCATGGAGGCATCGTCAATGAGTTCATGTGTCTTGGTGATTGTGGTAGTGCGGTTGTTGTTCTTGCTCTTCTCCTtttctctctactcttctcTCCTCTCCTTTGCTTGCTGGCACTTTTCACCCCCTGCTTGGGCGTGTGCCGTTGTAAACATGTAAACAAATGTGTAACTTTATCCGGCCGTTTTGGGCCACTATATTTATAAAATTCAGGTGGGGAACGCCTCTCCTCCGGTgaccttcaaaaaaaaaatattcagaATTCATCACATGCAGTCCAGTACATATATATGACGTACTTAATGTTAGCTATATTGAATGGGCAGAATTGCAATGAAGCCTGCATTGAGGGTTGACGACTTGACGTGTTtccctccatgcatgcatgttgcaTGATATATCTATCAATCTTGTTTCAGTCTCTTGAATTTTGCTCCAGGCCAAAAACTATGTTAATAAGCTACCTAGACAATGTGATTATGGCATGACCATATATTCATGCATAATATGCACGACACAAATCATATCGTCGATGATcatccattttttttcttcttcttatttCAGCCTTTCAGGCCGGGGACAGGGTGCAGATGGTATTCATGAACCAATTGTTGGCGACGTACCGGTGAGTTGCTTATAAGATCGcgtgctagctagctagatgaCGTGTCTACCCAACAAAAGAGCCACGTATTATTGCCATTCATTTATTATGCCAGTTAAGGTTTTAACCATCGCTTCCTCTCACAGTTTTCTGGCACAATCCTTTTTCCGTGTGTTTTCTGAAAAGTGTCAGTCAATAGCGCTGTATATACAACTTCAGAGGCCGATCTTCTTTCTCCTTCTCTGAACTTGTTTATTTCCCGAGCCACAGCAGCATAACCGTTGTTAGCTGTTCCTTTCTCCCCACCCTGAGAATGTATTCCATcacctcttaatgaaatactgGTGAATGGCCTGGTCGCGAAAAAAAAGAATGTATTCCATCATCTCCTTTGCTGAATTAGCCTCGGCTAGTCTGCATCTTATTGTCTCCTCCATGTTTAGCTCTCTCCGCAGCCCCTGGCCTCCTTACATTTCAACAGCAAGTGTGCCATCTTTGTTGCTTCTAAATCCTTTTTTTTGGTGAAAATGTCGAAATGCACAACCTCTAAAGCTCTGCTTcgactcaaaaaaaaaaaacctctaAAGCTCTGCTCGCCTGTCGTCTTGCGTCATCATGTGTTACAATAATGTCCAAAACTGCAACCAGTATCCAAATAAGGTAGGCTACGTAAATAAAAAGTGTGTATTGTTTTTTCTCAAAAACAAAGTCATTGTTTGTACATCATATTACTCAACGCGAAGAGCTGCAAGATCCACAAATCAATATCTTCTCATTTTTCAATATGCCTGTTAATCAATTACCAAACATATGAGATATGGATTTAAACGGGGTTAATCCAGTAGCTACTTGCATTGGCAAACCTCCTACTTTTTTATATAAtagaagatttttttttgaacgtAATGGCAGGAGCTCTGTCTTTCAATTAAGAGAGGAAATAGTAGTTTATATATAGGTGGAGAGGGCGCGCCCCCTTAAGGAAAACAATTACAGTTTTGTAGATTATCTCCTCCTAGCTAATGTCCTCTTCCTTTGTTGAATATCCTCTTTGACTCCGGCTTCATTCTCTAAAGAGAGAAAATCACAAAATTATTGCTAGTTAACCACTACAATGCTAGTTTACAAAATAAATCTGACTCATCAGTTCTTGAAAAAAATGGCTAACCAAAAAACACGAAGACCGCATTCTCTAACTAGTCAGGTTTTTATCAtcatcaaacaaaaaaaaaagaaaaaaagcggGTTGGGACTTGGGAGCATGACGAGAAGCTTTCTCTTGCGGCCCAGTCGGCCCAATAGGCTCCGGCGCCTTGGGCCCAACCCggcttgcatgcatgcatgttttcCGTCCTCGTGCCGATGCAATGAGCATGCGAGCTAGTAGCCTAGTACTCTCTTTATACCTATAAGACCATAAAAAAGTTATTTTAGATCAGATTTAGATTAAATATTggaaatataaattataaataatttttAAGTTATTAAGTTTAGAAatataaaaatcatataaatGGATTTGTCTTCAaaagtattatatatatatatataatactttttaataaatatttttataaaaaaaaaatcaaagttaGACTTTTAAGACCGTATTGTTGTCCCGCTGCCCATCTCATACATGCACCTGGACGGCTGGACCTAGCggtggccggcggtgaggtgGCTTAGTAGGCCGACTGGCGGCGGTTACTTTTGATGAGTGGCAGCGCCGCTGCCGCCTGTCGGAGATGAAGGGTGCGTACGTGGCAAAAGAGACGAGTGGTGACTGGTCATGAGGAATGGGAAACCGGTCGACCGGTCAACGCGCACGGGCGGGAAGTTCCTCGTTGCTTCCTGGCCCTGTTCTATAAATAGCGCGCTATAGCGGACCCTATAGCGCTATTTAGCGTTTCTGGAAGAGGACTGCTAAGCTATGGAGATTTTAACGCTAAATGATTGTTCCCGCTATTAGCAGCTAATAGCGCGCTAATTTCGCTAAATTGGGTTAGTTTAGCGCCGCTATTTGgccttgggattcattttcatcgGCCCGAATAACTTGGAGGCCCAAATAGCAGGGATATGCTCCTATGTGATGTATGTTATTATTGATATATCATGTATGAACTACGAACTTTGATGTAATATGTTAGTAACCATTTGAATATCTATCACTATTGGTATTCATAATGTTTTCATCTTTATTATGTGTAAAATTACATGATATTTGACATATTTTTTGCTCAACCGCTAAATGGCTTAGCCCGCTATTAGCGCGCTATAGCTTTTCTTAGCCTTGTATAGAGACTGCCGCTAAGAGGCTTAGCACGCTATTTAAAAGCCTGCTTCCTCGGCTACGACAACCAGTCGACCATGGATCGATTTGatccatatatatacatgtaaAAAAATCCCTGtaatttatattattattaatttCTGGCTTTTGGCAACGCACGCATTCATGCGAGGGTGTAAATTACTAATCTACATCGTCGTCAAATAAGCTGCAGATCAAGCAGCACCGGCGCCTCCGTACGAAGCTCCAGCAGGTTGACGCCGAACAGCCGGAGCCACCGCCCGCGCTGCCGCTGggcctcctcctcttcttcttcgtcTTCCACGACAACTGCATCCTGATCTGCCTGCTGCTGGTGCTGGCCGGAGAAGACAACCAAGCCCTGCGGCTGCTGGTGCCGTAGTGTTACCGGTGGCAAGGCGGCGAGCATCGCCGCCGGGACGACGACCGCATGCGGCACCGCCGCGCCCTGCTCCCCGGTACGACGACTACTCCGCCTCTGCCGGTGGCGGCAGTCGATGAAGAGCCTTGCGCCGTCGCGGCAGAACGTGACGGTGTCCCCGGCCACGAGGCGCTTGTCGCGGACGTAGCGGTTCCACCCTTTGGTCATCACGTAGCTCTGGCTGCTGCTCCAGTAGGAGTAGCGGAACCGCCACGCCGCCGGCGACGTCCCGCCACTGCGGGCGTCGTGGAAGCACAGCACCGTGCCCCGCGACCTGGCCGCCGCGCCGCGCAGCGGCAGGTGCCGCTCTGCGAACTGCTTGGGCACCACCAGCCGATTCAGCTTCCCCACGTCGCTCTGTGTCACCACCTTCTCGAACATGTGCTCGcgcctgccgctgccgctgtcgCTGCTGTGGCTGTAGTTGCTGCCCGCCGCCGTCGACTCCAGCTCCGGCGCGAGCG is part of the Sorghum bicolor cultivar BTx623 chromosome 10, Sorghum_bicolor_NCBIv3, whole genome shotgun sequence genome and harbors:
- the LOC8067898 gene encoding WAT1-related protein At1g09380, with the protein product MAANGEDRQAAMMAAAPEEEEIVVEMPVKPAPGASAWETAALPLSMVVVQAFTVVMLLLSKLALNTGMRPCVLIVYRNLVATAAVAPLTLIFEREMWKKLNLAVLGLISLNATFAVVLAMGLYYYGLQVTSAAYSVVFLNLIPIVTFAIAILVRAEKVALGKWPSRLKVLGALTCVGGTMIVSLLKGHLLHLWPTHLLKLSHGSAPASGGHHHDMLTGTLFLSGSCLSYAVWFIVQARVGKVFPSMYWGTMLTCLLGSIQAFVVSLFLSHDRADWRLKWDLQLLTVVYSGVLNTGINFVLISWAVSRRGPIYPSMFNSLSLIITVVMDSLLLGTKIYVGGVVGALLIIVGLYAFLWGKGKELQAAAAEKKKKLEQEQEEEEQRRGESEMT
- the LOC8067899 gene encoding B3 domain-containing protein Os06g0107800; the encoded protein is MALTLAPELESTAAGSNYSHSSDSGSGRREHMFEKVVTQSDVGKLNRLVVPKQFAERHLPLRGAAARSRGTVLCFHDARSGGTSPAAWRFRYSYWSSSQSYVMTKGWNRYVRDKRLVAGDTVTFCRDGARLFIDCRHRQRRSSRRTGEQGAAVPHAVVVPAAMLAALPPVTLRHQQPQGLVVFSGQHQQQADQDAVVVEDEEEEEEAQRQRGRWLRLFGVNLLELRTEAPVLLDLQLI